From Carya illinoinensis cultivar Pawnee chromosome 5, C.illinoinensisPawnee_v1, whole genome shotgun sequence, one genomic window encodes:
- the LOC122309163 gene encoding mitochondrial uncoupling protein 3-like yields the protein MSFFFQKQRIVDNLGALHLFCVLLRGGGTMKASQGQEHEPALPKILLTSLSAMVAETTTFPIDLTKTRLQLHGESLSSSTRPTNAFRVASEIVREQGPLGLYKGLSPAILRHLFYTPIRIVGYEHFRNVVCADAGSLSLSAKALVGGISGVMAQVVASPADLVKVRMQADGRMVSQGRQPRYSGPFDALNKIVHTEGFKGLWKGVFPNVQRAFLVNMGELACYDHAKCFVIQNQIARDNIFAHTLASIMSGLSATALSCPADVVKTRMMNQAAGKEGKIMYTSSYDCLVKTVRIEGLRALWKGFFPTWARLGPWQFVFWVSYEKLRQISGLSSF from the exons ATGTCGTTTTTCTTCCAAAAACAGAGGATAGTCGATAACCTCGGTGCACTGCATCTCTTTTGTGTACTTCTGCGGGGCGGGGGAACGATGAAAGCGAGCCAAGGACAGGAACATGAGCCGGCCCTCCCCAAGATCTTGCTGACTTCACTCTCGGCCATGGTGGCCGAGACCACTACCTTCCCGATAGATCTGACTAAGACCAGGCTTCAGCTCCACGGCGAGTCGCTCTCCTCCTCGACTCGCCCAACCAACGCGTTTCGGGTCGCCTCAGAGATTGTCCGCGAGCAAGGTCCTCTGGGGCTCTACAAGGGCCTGTCCCCGGCTATTCTCAGGCACCTCTTCTACACTCCCATCCGGATCGTAGGCTACGAGCACTTCAGGAATGTCGTCTGTGCTGATGCTGGATCACTTTCTCTATCCGCAAAGGCTCTCGTTGGCGGCATCTCCGGCGTCATGGCTCAG GTAGTGGCAAGCCCTGCTGATCTTGTTAAGGTGAGGATGCAAGCAGATGGTCGTATGGTGAGCCAAGGTCGCCAACCTAGATACTCAGGGCCTTTTGATGCTTTAAACAAGATTGTGCACACCGAGGGCTTTAAAGGACTTTGGAAAGGAGTTTTCCCTAATGTACAAAGAGCATTTTTGGTGAACATGGGAGAACTAGCATGCTATGATCATGCCAAATGCTTTGTTATTCAAAATCAGATAGCTCGTGACAATATCTTTGCCCACACTCTTGCCTCTATTATGTCAGGTCTTTCGGCAACTGCTTTGAGTTGCCCAGCTGATGTAGTAAAGACAAGAATGATGAACCAGGCGGCAGGCAAGGAAGGGAAGATTATGTATACAAGCTCTTACGATTGTTTGGTAAAGACTGTTAGAATTGAAGGACTAAGAGCACTATGGAAGGGGTTCTTTCCAACATGGGCAAGGCTTGGTCCATGGCAATTTGTGTTTTGGGTCTCTTATGAGAAACTCCGACAAATTTCGGGGCTATCTTCCTTCTGA